One Clostridiisalibacter paucivorans DSM 22131 DNA window includes the following coding sequences:
- a CDS encoding recombinase family protein: protein MAEKNITIIPARKRVGSSAAKEKIKKLRVAAYCRVSTETEEQNSSYEVQVAHYTEFIKKNDEWEFAGIFADDGISGTNTKRREEFNRMIEECMEGNIDLVITKSISRFARNTLDCLKYIRQLKEKNISVYFEKENINTMDAKGEVLITIMASLAQQESQSLSQNVKLGLQYRYQQGKVQVNHKRFMGYTKDEEGNLIIEPKEAKIIKRIYKEYLEGESLAGIGRNLERDGILTGAGKPRWRPETIKKILKNEKYMGDALLQKTVTVDFLTKERVKNEGHAPQYYVENSHEGIISKEIYLQAQEELHRRNNIYTGADKNKRLYSSKYALSTITFCGDCGDIYRRVYWNIRGRKEFVWRCVTRIEQGPEVCKNRTVKEAELYDAVMTAINRLLAGGDNMIRILEENIHAIIGDTTEYKISEINTLLEEKQKELISLANKGKDFESLADEIEELREKRQTLLVEDASLSGENERINELIEFIRTNKYRTLLYDDTLVRKIIQNVTVYDDQFVICFKSGIEIKV from the coding sequence TTCAGCCGCAAAAGAAAAAATTAAAAAACTGCGTGTTGCTGCCTACTGCCGCGTTTCTACAGAAACAGAAGAACAGAACTCAAGCTATGAGGTGCAGGTAGCGCACTATACAGAATTTATAAAGAAAAATGATGAATGGGAATTTGCAGGCATCTTTGCAGATGATGGTATTTCAGGAACGAATACAAAAAGGCGGGAAGAATTTAACCGCATGATTGAAGAATGCATGGAAGGTAATATAGACCTGGTCATTACGAAGTCTATCAGCCGATTTGCCCGTAATACTCTGGACTGCTTAAAATACATTAGGCAGCTTAAGGAGAAAAACATATCCGTATATTTTGAAAAGGAAAATATTAATACAATGGATGCTAAGGGAGAGGTACTAATAACAATTATGGCATCTTTAGCACAGCAAGAAAGCCAGAGCCTTTCACAGAACGTTAAGCTGGGCCTTCAATATAGGTATCAGCAGGGAAAAGTTCAAGTCAATCACAAGCGCTTTATGGGATACACAAAAGATGAAGAAGGCAACCTAATCATTGAGCCCAAAGAAGCTAAAATAATAAAACGTATATATAAGGAATACCTTGAAGGCGAAAGCCTAGCTGGTATTGGCAGAAATCTAGAGAGGGATGGGATTTTAACAGGAGCAGGAAAACCCAGGTGGCGACCGGAGACAATAAAGAAGATTCTTAAAAATGAAAAATACATGGGTGATGCTCTTTTACAAAAGACTGTTACTGTAGACTTTCTCACGAAAGAACGCGTCAAAAATGAAGGCCATGCGCCTCAGTATTATGTTGAGAATAGCCATGAAGGGATTATTTCAAAAGAGATTTATTTACAGGCACAAGAAGAACTTCATCGAAGGAATAATATCTACACAGGAGCTGATAAAAACAAAAGACTTTATAGCAGCAAATATGCCCTAAGCACCATAACCTTCTGCGGGGATTGCGGTGACATTTACAGGCGTGTCTATTGGAATATTCGGGGCAGAAAAGAGTTTGTCTGGAGGTGTGTTACAAGAATTGAGCAAGGCCCTGAGGTGTGTAAGAACCGAACGGTAAAAGAAGCTGAATTATATGATGCAGTAATGACTGCCATTAACAGATTGCTTGCCGGTGGGGACAACATGATAAGAATACTGGAAGAGAATATACATGCGATAATCGGTGATACCACGGAATATAAGATTTCAGAGATTAATACCTTGCTAGAAGAAAAGCAGAAAGAACTAATCAGCCTTGCTAATAAGGGAAAAGATTTTGAATCCCTTGCAGATGAGATTGAAGAGTTACGTGAAAAGCGTCAGACCCTTCTTGTGGAAGATGCATCCTTAAGTGGTGAGAATGAGCGAATCAACGAACTGATAGAATTTATCCGCACCAATAAATATCGGACCTTACTATATGATGATACCCTTGTAAGGAAGATCATCCAAAATGTTACGGTGTATGATGACCAATTTGTAATATGCTTTAAATCAGGTATTGAAATTAAAGTATGA